From the genome of Candidatus Cybelea sp.:
AGCGCAATCACCAGCGCCCAGAGCGCGTTGGTGAGATACTCGCGGCCGAGCGACGGTCCGACGGCGGTGATCTGCGACGCGGCGCGGTCGACCGGCGCGACCGTATTGAGCGCTTTCCACAGCGGCGCCGAATCGTTGGCGTACGCCGACTGCGTTTGAATGACGAAAGCCTTGCCGCCCGTTCCGGCGGTCGTCACCGACTCGTCGGTCAGGCCGAGGCCGGTCAGCGCCGACTTGACCTTATCGGCGGTGGTCGGCTGCGTGAACTGCACCGAGATGTCGGTGCCGCCGGTAAACGAGAGGCCCAGGCGCAGCATGTGCGAGGGCTGGAAGCCTTTGCCGCCCTGGAAGCCGTGGTAGATCATCGCCCCGAAGCCGAGCGCAATGACGAGATACGAGATCGTTGAGACGATCCGGAACCAGCCGACGATATTCCAGTTTAGCCGACGAAACAGCATGCGCTACGCCCCCGCTCCGGCCTTGGCGAAGATGCCGACGTCCGACGGTTTGACGCCGTAGAGCTGGGGCGACGTCAGCAGATCGTTGTCCACGAGAACGTCGACCAAGAAGCGCGTGATGAAGACGGCGGTGACCAGCGAGACGACGGTTCCCCAGAAGAGCGTAAAGGCAAAACCTTTGACCGTTCCGGTACCGAGCATATAGAGCACGCCGGCGCCGACGATCGTCGTGAAGTGGCTATCGAAGACGGCCGAGAACGCGCGCTGGAACCCGATCCGCACGGCCGCGCGCATCGTCTTGCCGTTCCAAAGCTCTTCCTTGATGCGTTCGAAGATCAGGACGTTGGCGTCGACCGCCATACCGATCGAAAGCACGAAGCCGGCGATGCCCGGCAGCGTCAGGGTTACGTGCGAGAGGGCGAGAATCGCCATCATCACGAGCACGTAGACCGCCAGCGCCAAGTCGGCCAGCAGGCCGGGCAGACGGTAGACGGCGATCATGAAAATCAGGACCAACCCCAGGCCGAGCGCCGCCGCGCGCATCGACTGCACCAAGTCGATCTTGCCGAGCGTCGGGCCAATCGACTCTTTCTCGATGATCTTCACGCTGACCGGCAGGGCGCCGGCGTTGAGTTCGTTGGCCAGCGTGATCGTATCTTCTTGGGTGAACGAGCCGGTGATCTGTCCGCTGTCGTAGATCGGGCTCTGGATGATCGGCGCCGAGAGATAACGGTGATCGAGAAAGATGCCCAGCGGCTTCTGCAGATTCGACGACGTCAGCTTGCCGAAGCGAGCCGGGTCTTTGGTCTGGAAGTTGATGTTCGGCCGGCCGGACTGATCGTAACTCGCCTGCGCACCCTTGAGGTCCTTGCCCGAGTAGACGACCGGGCCGCTGAGATCGTAGGCGGTCTTCGAGACGTACGCTTCCGCTGCGGCCTTTTGCTTGGGCGTTGCGGTCACCAGGTTTTTGAGGACGTCGTTGGCGGCGTCGGCCTTCTGCATCACGTCGAACGGCACGATCTTATACGCCAGAACGGCAACCTGCTTGAGCACCTGCTCCGCTTGATCGGGATCCTTGACGGCGGGAAGCTCGACGAGAATCCGGTTGACGCCGACGTTGCTGATCGACGGTTCGGCGACGCCGAGTCCGTTTATGCGTCTGTCGATGACCTCGCGAGTCTGCGCTTGGACCTGCGCCGTGATCGTCGGGACTTCTTCGGTGGGATAGAGCTGCAGCAACAGCCGCGCTCCGCCTTGCAGATCGAGGCCGAGACGGATCGTCTTTTGCACCGGCACGACCGACCAGATCGCAAAGACGCAGACCGCGACGATAACTAACGCCTTCAACGGCGTTTTAAGATTCTTCCAGTTCATTGAAGCCGGTGGGGTTTAGCTTTTCACCGGCGCCGGGCCTGCCGCCGGACGCCAGAGATGCCGTCCGGTGAAAAGCAGTCCGAGGGTGGCCAAGGCGGCTACGAGAGAGCAGAGCAAGCCCGCGCCTGGACGCCCGTAGATAAAGGCCCCGGTGGCAAAGAGCGCCCCATAGACGGCGCCCAGCCCAAGCACCCAGCCGAGCAGCGCCATCGGCAGCGAGTCCGGCGACGGCGGGAGCCCTCCGCGGCTGCGGATTCGGCTCCAGCCCGGCCCCGCCGGCCGCACCTTCTCGTAGAAAGCCGCCAGGGCCGCGTCACCGACCGGCGGTGTCAGGAAGGTAACCGCGATCCAGACGAGCGTCGTAGCGCCGACCGTGATCAGCAGCGCTGTAGTCGCGTCGACGCCGTGCCCGTAGCGGTGCGCGATGAAGAACCCCAGCGACACGACGAACGAGCAGAGCATCGCACTGACCTCGCTCCACGCGTTGATCCGCCACCAGAACCAGCGCAGCAGATAGATCAGGCCGGTGCCCGCGCCGATCGAGAGCAGCAGCGTGAACGCGTCCTTGGCGTTATCGAGAAAGAGCGTGAAGACCACGCCGAGCGCCATCAGCAGCGCGGTGACCAGCCGTCCGGCGAAGACCAGCTCTCGCTGGCTCGCGCCCGGTGCGATGAATCGCTGATAGAAGTCGTGGACGAGGTACGACGTGCCCCAGTTGAGGTGCGTCTCGATCGTCGACCGATACGCGGCGAAGATTCCGGCAACCATGAAACCCGCAAATCCCGCGGGCAGAAAGACGAGCATCGCCGGATAAGCTACGTCGTTGCCGATCAGATTCGGGCTGAGCATCGGAAAGCGCGCGTGAATATCGTGCAGGCTCGGGTAGACGATCGTCGACGCGAGCGCAACGACGATCCACGGCCAGGGCCGCAGCGCGTAGTGCATCGCCTGAAACATGAACGTGCCGAATAGGGCGTCGGACTCGGTGCGCGCCGCGAGCATCCGCTGGGCCACGTAGCTGCCGCCGCCGGGCTCGGCGCCCGGATACCAAACCGACCACCACAGCACGGTAACCGGGATGATGAAAACGGCGAGTGCGCTCTTGGGATCGCCGAAGTTCGGCAGAATCGATAGCGCGGCCGTGCGGCTTCCGCTAAAATGCGCGACGAGCCCGTGCAAGCCGCCGACGCCTGGGGCGTGGATCGCAAAGTACGCCGCCGCGAACGCCGAGCTCATCGTGATGCAGAACTGAATCATGTCGGTGACCATCACGCCCCAGAGGCCGGCCGTCGCCGCGAAGACGATCGGAATGACGACGCAGATCGCGAGCGTCTCCCAGCGCGGCCAGCCGAAGAGGACGCCGGCAATCTTCACCAGCGCCAAGTTGACCGTTGCAATGATCCAGCAGTTGAAGAACAGCCCGAGATAGATCGCGCGAAAGCCGCGCACGAACGAGGCCGCGCGCCCGGCGTAGCGCAGCTCATAGAACTCCAGATCGGTGAGCACGCCGGAGCGGCGCCAGAGCCGCGCATAAAAGAAGACGGTTGCCATACCGGTGAGCAGAAACGACCACCACAGCCAGTTTTCGGCGACCCCGCCGTCGCGTACGAGGTTGGTGACGAGATTCGGCGTGTCGGTCGAGAACGTCGTGGCGACCAGCGAGATCCCGATCAGCCACCACGGCGCCTGGCGTCCGGCCGCAAAGAACTCGGTGATATTCCGCCCGGCTCGGCGCGCGAGCACGATGGCGGGCAGAAAGCTCACGCCCAAAGACGCGACGACGATGACCCAGTCCAGCGTCGTCAGGTGCATGAAGCGAGCGCGTTCGTCTCTTCTTGAGCGATGACCTCGGCCGGTACGAGCGCCATCTCGTTGGGGAGCTCGCCGTAGGCGTAAACGGCGACGCGTATTCCGGAGCGCAGCAAGAAGTCGGCGAGCACCGGCCGCAGCGCCGAGGTGCAGACGACGGCGGCGCGCTCCCGCGGCGTGCGCATCGCGTACCGTTCGATCCGCGCGCGCACCGCAAGCGCGGTCGCCGGCTCCGCCCCTTCCGCGCCGTAGCGGCACCACGCCGCAATCAGCCGTTGCTCGAACTCCGGCTCGAAGATCGCCGGCTCGAGCGCCGTGACGCCCCGGCGGCGCAAGAGATCCGGAACGATGGCTCGCCGAGCGCACTCCGCCAGCTCGCGCGGATCGCGCGTTGCGGCTTCGAGCATCGCTTCGAAGACGGCGATCGGATCGCGCGGCCACGCGCCCTCGCGCAGCAGAAGCCCAAAGGTCCGGTGCACGGCGCCGAACGGCAGCGCTTCTCCGCCGATCTCCTTCACCACCGCCGGCACCGTCGAGCGGAGATGTTCGAGCAGCGTATGCAGCTCTTGACGCCCGACGAGCTCGGCGGCGTGGGTCCGGGCGATCTCTGCCAGATGGGAGCCGAGCACGGAGATCGGATCGAAAACCAGCGCGCCCGCATTGAGCGCGCTCTCCCGCACGTCGGGCGGAATCCAGGCGGCGGGCAGTGAGTAGACGGGTTCGCGTTCGATCTGCACCGAGAAGCGCGTCAAGACCGCTTCGTCGGCGACCGCGAGCAGCCGCTCGAGTTCGAGGCGCCCGCTCCCCGCCAAGCGATCGCGAACCCGAATTCCGTAAGTGCGCGGATCGCGCCCAAGATCGTCGCGCAAACGTACGCCGGGAAGAACGACGCCGATGTCGGCTGCCAGCGCTCGGCGAACCTCGCCGATCCGGTCGAGCAGCGCGTCAGCTAGCGGCGGCGCCAAGAGTTGTGCGAGATCGGCGCCGATTTCGAGTGCGACGGCGTCGACGCCCACCAGGCCGAGCGCTAGCTCCGGGCGCCGCATCGCGTTACGCTTGAGGCGCTCGCGCGCCTCGACGGCCTCGCTCTCGCCGCGCCGGCGATTTCGCTGCGCGGCCGCCAGCATAAACGCCGTCGCACCCAAGAAGATAAAAAGTGGTCGCGGCAATGCCGGCACCAGCGCAAGCGCCAGCAGCAGGCCGCCGGCGCTGCGCAAGACGTCGGGCCGCGCAAAGAGCTGCGTCGCGAGATCGGCGCCGAGCGCACCCTCCGATGCGACGCGGGTGACCATCAGGCCCATCGCCGTCGAGATCAGAAAGGCCGGCAGCGTCGTCACCAGCGCGTTTCCGATCGAGAGGAGGGCGAAGGTCGAGATCGAGTCGACGGGCGACAGCCCATGGTAGAGCACGCCGACGAGCACGCCGCCCGCCAAGTTGAGCGCGACGATCACGAGCGCCGCGATCGCGTCGCCCTTGACGAACTTTCCCGCACCGTCCATCGCGCCGTAGAAATCGGCCTCGCGTTGAACCGTTTCGCGTTTGCGCCGCGCGCCTTCGGCATCGAGGGAGCCGGCGTGAACGTCGGCGTCGATTGCCATCTGTTTGCCGGGCATCGCGTCGAGCGTGAAGCGGGCCGCGACTTCGGCAACCCGCTGCGAGCCGCTGGCGATGACGACGAACTGAATGGTCACGAGGATCGCAAAGACGATGATGCCGACGACGAGATTTCCGCGCACGACGAACTCTCCGAACGCGGGAATGATCGCCCCGACCGCACCCGGCGTCGCCCCCGACGTCAAGATCAGCCGCGTCGCCGAAACGTCGAGCGAGAGCCGAAAGAGCGTGGCGATCAAGAGTGCCGGCGCGAACGCCGAGAACTCTAGCGGGTCGTCGACGGTCACCGAGAGCAAGAGCACGAGCGCAGAACCGAAGATGTTGATTCCCAGCAGCAGATCGAGCAGCCACGGCGGCAGCGGCACGATCAGGATCGCGACGATCGCCAATAGTAAAGCGGCGAACGCGTAGACCGCGCGCCGCGAAGAGCTCATACGGCCGGCTCGCTCGCGCGCGCGAGCGCAATGACGACTTCGGCGACCGCGAGATAGTGCTCGCGCGGAATCGGCTCGACCGAGCGCACGTCGCGATAGAGGGCTCGCGCCAGCAGCGGATTGTCGACGACCGGGATGCTGTGCCGGACGGCAAGCGCGCGAACCTGCAGTGCGAGGTCGTCGATCGCGCGGACGAGCACCTTCGGCACCGTGACGAGCGGCGGTGCGTATGCGAGCGCTACGGCGACGTGGGTTGGATTGACGACGACGAACGCCGCCTCTTTTACCTTTGCGAGGCCGCCGCGCAAAAACGCGCGATGGAGCGAACGCCGCCGGCCGCGGGCGGTGGCGTCACCCTCTTCTTCCTTCTGTTCGCGTCTACGCTCTTCGAGGCTCATCCGCAGCCGGCGCAGCCACGCGTTGCGCGCGGCTGCGAACTCGACCAGCGAGAAGAGCAGGCCGATCCCCGCCGCAACGGCGACGACCTCGATCGCGCAAGACCATGCCGCAGTCGCGAAACGGTCGAGCGAGGTTGAGGCGAGCAGCGCCGGTGCGCTCGCTGCAAACGCCGGGAACATCGCGCCCGCAGCACATGAAAACGCGAGGATCGCGCGCAGCGAATGCCCGAAGCGTCTCGCGGGAAAAGACGCGGCGTATTCCTTGAACTGGATTGAGGCGCTCGACTTTCATCCCGACCGGCACGAACGCCAGGCCCCCGTTTTGCAGCAGCGTCGCGAACGTACCGGCGAGCGAAGCGCAGAGAATCGGCACGAGCGCAACGGCGGCGACCGCCCCGGCGCTCGGGGGAGCCGGGCGCAGCGACGCGGCCTGGGCGAGCGCATCCGCCCCGAGGCTCGCGATGCTCGCCGCGATGCCGGCGACGCCGCAGGCCGCCGCCGCGAACGAGCAGTTCACCGCGAGTTCACTCGAACGTGCGACGTCACCCTCGCGCCGCGCCTTGGCGATTCGCCGCGGCGTCGCTTCGAACGGCTTCTCTTCGCTATCGCTCATCGTGCCGGCCCGGGAAACAAAACGATCGGGAGCGGAGCATGCTGCGCTTCGAGCGGCACGACGACGGTGCTTGCAAGGAGCGCGGCGGCGAAGGCGAGCGGAAACGCGAGCGTAAAGCTGCCGAAACGCGGAACGACGCGCGAAAGAGCGCCCAGCGCAATCTGCACGACGAATGCCGCAGCGACCGCCGGCGCGGCGACCTGCAGCGCGACGACGACGAACGTCTGTGCGAACCACGCGGTGAAGCTCGTCCACTGCGCGGCGTCGATCGCGCTTGCCGGCGGAATGCGGGTGAAGCTCTGCGCGAATGCGAGCAGCATCGGACGGTACGCGCCGGTCAGAAAGAAGGCGCCGGTAAACGCGAGCGACCAGACGCGCCCGTAGCCCGAGGGCGCCACCAGCGCGACGCTCGGAGCGATCGCCTTGACGCCGATATAATCGTCGACGACGCGCCCTCCCGCGTACGCGCCGTCGTAGATCAGCGACGTGGTCATGCCGATCGCACTGCCCAGCAGAAACTCGACGAGCAGCGCGGCGACGAATCCGTAGATGTCCTCGCTGCGGGTACGCACCGCCAGCGGCCGTGCGACGAGCATTGCCAGCGAAAGCGCGAGCCCGCCCCGCAGCGCGACTGGGACGCTTGGATGCGAGAATCCCGGCGCGCGAAAGACGAAGCCCGCGCAGCGGGCTAATACGAGCAGGCCGCTTACCATCCCGAGCCCAGCGCCGGTATCGCCGCGATCGCACGATCGAAGAGCGAGGCCAGTAAATGCATCGCGGTCGCTCCGAACGCGGCGACCAGGAGGCCGACGGTAACGATCTTCGGGAGAAGCGTCAGCGTCTGTTCCTGCACTTGCGTCGCGGCCTGGACGACCGCAACCGCCGTCCCGACGAGCGCGGCGCCGGCGAGCATCGGCAAAGCGATCAGCGCCGTCGTGACGAGCGCATCGTGCAAGAGTCCGTCGAGCGCCTCCACGCCCTAACGGTAAGGGAACGGCGTTACGAGGGCGTTACGCGGTTGTTATAGCGGTCGCGTTGCGCGGGGCCGGCCGCCACGCACTCGCGGCAAGCAGTGCGGAGACGATCGCGCGCGTGGCGGGCGAACGATTGAGCGTGTAAAAGTGCAGGCCGGGCACTCCGGACTGCAGCAGCTCGGAGGCTTGCATCGATGCGTAGGCCACACCCAGATCCTCAACGGCCTTGACGTCGCCCTTGCGCATCTCCATCTCGACGCGCAGCTTCGGTGGAATGCTCGCGCCGCACATCGCGACGAAGCGCTCGATCTGGGCGAAGTTTGTGATCGGCATCAGGCCCGGCAGCATCGGCACCGAGATGCCGGCGTCGCGCGCCCGGCGCTCGAACGCGAAGAAGAGCGCGTTGTCGAAAAAGAGCTGCGACACGAGAAAGTCGGCACCGGCGTCCGCTTTGCGCTTGAGCGCTTCAAGGTCGGCGTCGACCGTCGGCGCCTCCGGGTGCTTCTCCGGGTAGCATGCCGCGCCGATGCAAAAGTCGTAATTACGCCGCAGCATCGCAATCAGCTCGTCGGCCTGGGTGAAGCCTCCGGCGGTTCCTTCAAAGGCGGTGCCTGCGGGCGCGTCACCGCGCAGCGCCAGCACGTTCTCGATGCGTGCGCGCGCTAAGTCGTCGAAGAGCGCACGCAGGTCGGCGCGCGAAGCGCCTACGCACGTAACGTGCGCGACGACCGTCATCCCGATCTCTTGCTGAATCTGCTTTGCCAGTGCGACGGTTCGTGCGCGCGTCGAGCCCCCCGCGCCATAGGTGATCGAGACGAAGGCCGGCCGTAAGGGCGCCAGCGCCTCGATCGTCGTGAAGAGCTGCTGCGAGCCGGCATCGTCTCGGGGCGGAAAGAACTCGAAGGAGAAAAACGGCCGCTGGGTCGCGAGCGCCTCGCTGATGCGCATATGCGGCTCGTCTCTTAACGAAAGCTGCCCGCGACGCCTCCGCAGAGCAGCGCCCAGCCGTCGACCATGACGAAGAGCAGGAGCTTCACCGGCAGCGAAACAACCGGTGGGCTCAACATCATCATGCCCAGGCCCATCAGCATCGCGGCGACCGCCAAGTCGATCGCAACAAAGGGCAGATAGAGGGCGAAACCGATGGCGAAGGCGCTGCGAAGCTCGCCGACGACGAAAGCCGGAATCAAGACGGTCATCGCGACCGCGCGGCGGGGCGGCGGCGCCTCTCGCGCAATCCGTTCGAAGAGCGCGATATCGGCGGCGCGCGTCTGCCGCAGCATGAACGAACGCAGCGGTCCGGTCGCGCGCGCGAGCGCCTGCGACGGCGTCAAGCGCCCGTGCGTGTAGGGCTCGACGGCCTCGCGGCCGATCCGCTGTGCGGTCGGCGTCATCACGACCATCGTCAAGACCAGCGCAAGGCCCGTAAGCACCGCGTTGGGGGGCAGCGCGGACGCACCAATGGCGGAACGCACCAGCGAAAGGACGACGACGATCCGCACGAACGACGTGCACATCACGAGCAGCAGCGGCACGAG
Proteins encoded in this window:
- the metF gene encoding methylenetetrahydrofolate reductase [NAD(P)H] is translated as MRISEALATQRPFFSFEFFPPRDDAGSQQLFTTIEALAPLRPAFVSITYGAGGSTRARTVALAKQIQQEIGMTVVAHVTCVGASRADLRALFDDLARARIENVLALRGDAPAGTAFEGTAGGFTQADELIAMLRRNYDFCIGAACYPEKHPEAPTVDADLEALKRKADAGADFLVSQLFFDNALFFAFERRARDAGISVPMLPGLMPITNFAQIERFVAMCGASIPPKLRVEMEMRKGDVKAVEDLGVAYASMQASELLQSGVPGLHFYTLNRSPATRAIVSALLAASAWRPAPRNATAITTA
- a CDS encoding flagellar biosynthetic protein FliQ, which gives rise to MEALDGLLHDALVTTALIALPMLAGAALVGTAVAVVQAATQVQEQTLTLLPKIVTVGLLVAAFGATAMHLLASLFDRAIAAIPALGSGW
- a CDS encoding flagellar biosynthetic protein FliR; this encodes MVSGLLVLARCAGFVFRAPGFSHPSVPVALRGGLALSLAMLVARPLAVRTRSEDIYGFVAALLVEFLLGSAIGMTTSLIYDGAYAGGRVVDDYIGVKAIAPSVALVAPSGYGRVWSLAFTGAFFLTGAYRPMLLAFAQSFTRIPPASAIDAAQWTSFTAWFAQTFVVVALQVAAPAVAAAFVVQIALGALSRVVPRFGSFTLAFPLAFAAALLASTVVVPLEAQHAPLPIVLFPGPAR
- a CDS encoding flagellar biosynthesis protein FlhA, translated to MSSSRRAVYAFAALLLAIVAILIVPLPPWLLDLLLGINIFGSALVLLLSVTVDDPLEFSAFAPALLIATLFRLSLDVSATRLILTSGATPGAVGAIIPAFGEFVVRGNLVVGIIVFAILVTIQFVVIASGSQRVAEVAARFTLDAMPGKQMAIDADVHAGSLDAEGARRKRETVQREADFYGAMDGAGKFVKGDAIAALVIVALNLAGGVLVGVLYHGLSPVDSISTFALLSIGNALVTTLPAFLISTAMGLMVTRVASEGALGADLATQLFARPDVLRSAGGLLLALALVPALPRPLFIFLGATAFMLAAAQRNRRRGESEAVEARERLKRNAMRRPELALGLVGVDAVALEIGADLAQLLAPPLADALLDRIGEVRRALAADIGVVLPGVRLRDDLGRDPRTYGIRVRDRLAGSGRLELERLLAVADEAVLTRFSVQIEREPVYSLPAAWIPPDVRESALNAGALVFDPISVLGSHLAEIARTHAAELVGRQELHTLLEHLRSTVPAVVKEIGGEALPFGAVHRTFGLLLREGAWPRDPIAVFEAMLEAATRDPRELAECARRAIVPDLLRRRGVTALEPAIFEPEFEQRLIAAWCRYGAEGAEPATALAVRARIERYAMRTPRERAAVVCTSALRPVLADFLLRSGIRVAVYAYGELPNEMALVPAEVIAQEETNALASCT
- a CDS encoding EscU/YscU/HrcU family type III secretion system export apparatus switch protein encodes the protein MQFKEYAASFPARRFGHSLRAILAFSCAAGAMFPAFAASAPALLASTSLDRFATAAWSCAIEVVAVAAGIGLLFSLVEFAAARNAWLRRLRMSLEERRREQKEEEGDATARGRRRSLHRAFLRGGLAKVKEAAFVVVNPTHVAVALAYAPPLVTVPKVLVRAIDDLALQVRALAVRHSIPVVDNPLLARALYRDVRSVEPIPREHYLAVAEVVIALARASEPAV
- the fliP gene encoding flagellar type III secretion system pore protein FliP (The bacterial flagellar biogenesis protein FliP forms a type III secretion system (T3SS)-type pore required for flagellar assembly.), with translation MNLDPLLAAAGRHGSEPLDLLVGLTLLSLVPLLLVMCTSFVRIVVVLSLVRSAIGASALPPNAVLTGLALVLTMVVMTPTAQRIGREAVEPYTHGRLTPSQALARATGPLRSFMLRQTRAADIALFERIAREAPPPRRAVAMTVLIPAFVVGELRSAFAIGFALYLPFVAIDLAVAAMLMGLGMMMLSPPVVSLPVKLLLFVMVDGWALLCGGVAGSFR
- the secD gene encoding protein translocase subunit SecD, giving the protein MKALVIVAVCVFAIWSVVPVQKTIRLGLDLQGGARLLLQLYPTEEVPTITAQVQAQTREVIDRRINGLGVAEPSISNVGVNRILVELPAVKDPDQAEQVLKQVAVLAYKIVPFDVMQKADAANDVLKNLVTATPKQKAAAEAYVSKTAYDLSGPVVYSGKDLKGAQASYDQSGRPNINFQTKDPARFGKLTSSNLQKPLGIFLDHRYLSAPIIQSPIYDSGQITGSFTQEDTITLANELNAGALPVSVKIIEKESIGPTLGKIDLVQSMRAAALGLGLVLIFMIAVYRLPGLLADLALAVYVLVMMAILALSHVTLTLPGIAGFVLSIGMAVDANVLIFERIKEELWNGKTMRAAVRIGFQRAFSAVFDSHFTTIVGAGVLYMLGTGTVKGFAFTLFWGTVVSLVTAVFITRFLVDVLVDNDLLTSPQLYGVKPSDVGIFAKAGAGA
- a CDS encoding sodium:solute symporter family protein translates to MHLTTLDWVIVVASLGVSFLPAIVLARRAGRNITEFFAAGRQAPWWLIGISLVATTFSTDTPNLVTNLVRDGGVAENWLWWSFLLTGMATVFFYARLWRRSGVLTDLEFYELRYAGRAASFVRGFRAIYLGLFFNCWIIATVNLALVKIAGVLFGWPRWETLAICVVIPIVFAATAGLWGVMVTDMIQFCITMSSAFAAAYFAIHAPGVGGLHGLVAHFSGSRTAALSILPNFGDPKSALAVFIIPVTVLWWSVWYPGAEPGGGSYVAQRMLAARTESDALFGTFMFQAMHYALRPWPWIVVALASTIVYPSLHDIHARFPMLSPNLIGNDVAYPAMLVFLPAGFAGFMVAGIFAAYRSTIETHLNWGTSYLVHDFYQRFIAPGASQRELVFAGRLVTALLMALGVVFTLFLDNAKDAFTLLLSIGAGTGLIYLLRWFWWRINAWSEVSAMLCSFVVSLGFFIAHRYGHGVDATTALLITVGATTLVWIAVTFLTPPVGDAALAAFYEKVRPAGPGWSRIRSRGGLPPSPDSLPMALLGWVLGLGAVYGALFATGAFIYGRPGAGLLCSLVAALATLGLLFTGRHLWRPAAGPAPVKS